The following proteins are encoded in a genomic region of Nomascus leucogenys isolate Asia chromosome 17, Asia_NLE_v1, whole genome shotgun sequence:
- the SARS2 gene encoding serine--tRNA ligase, mitochondrial isoform X2 translates to MAASMARRLWPLLTRRGLRPRGGCISNDSPRRSFATEKRNRNLLYEHAREGYSALPQLAIERFCACPEEAAHALELRKGELRSADLPAIISTWRELRQLREQIRSLEEEKAAVTEAVRALLANQESGEVQQDPKYQGLRARGRETRKELVHLYSREAQLEEQFYLQALKLPNQTHPDVPVGDESQARVLHVVGDKPVFSFQPRGHLEIGEKLDIIRQKRLSHVSGHRSYYLRGAGALLQHGLVNFTFNKLLRRGFTPMTVPDLLRGAVFEGCGMTPNANPSQIYNIDPARFKDLNLAGTAEVGLAGYFMDHAVAFRDLPVRMVCSSTCYRAETNTGQEPRGLYRVHHFTKVEMFGVTGPGLEESSQLLEEFLSLQMEILTELGLHFRVLDMPTQELGLPAYRKFDIEAWMPGRGRFGEVTSASNCTDFQSRRLHIMFQTEAGELQFAHTVNATACAVPRLLIALLESNQQKDGSVLVPPALQPYLGTDRITAPTHVPLQYIGPNQPRKPGLPGQPAVS, encoded by the exons ATGGCTGCGTCCATGGCGCGGCGCTTGTGGCCTTTGTTGACTCGTCGGGGGCTCCGGCCCCGGGGAGGCTGCATCTCCAACGATAGTCCAAGGAGAAGTTTCGCTACAGAGAAACGAAACCGGAACCTCCTGTACGAGCATGCGCGCGAGGGCTACAGCGCACTCCCTCAGCTGGCCATAGAGCGGTTCTGCGCATGCCCAGAAGAAGCCGCACACGCCCTGGAGCTCCGCAAGGGGGAGCTGCGCTCGGCGGACTTGCCCGCGATC ATCTCGACATGGCGGGAGCTGAGGCAGCTGCGGGAGCAGATCCGGAGCCTGGAGGAAGAGAAGGCAGCTGTGACTGAGGCAGTGCGGGCCCTGCTG GCAAACCAGGAAAGTGGTGAAGTGCAGCAG GACCCCAAGTACCAGGGTCTGCGGGCACGTGGCCGGGAGACCCGGAAGGAGCTTGTTCACCTGTACTCCAGGGAGGCCCAGCTTGAGGAGCAGTTCTACCTGCAGGCGCTGAAGCTGCCCAACCAGACCCACCCAGACGTG CCCGTCGGGGATGAGAGCCAGGCTCGAGTGCTCCACGTGGTCGGAGACAAGCCAG TTTTCTCCTTCCAACCTCGGGGCCACCTGGAAATTGGCGAGAAACTCGACATCATCCGTCAGAA gcGCCTGTCCCACGTGTCTGGCCACCGCTCCTATTACCTGCGTGGGGCTGGAGCCCTCCTGCAGCACGGCCTGGTCAACTTCACATTCAACAAGCTTCTCCGCCGG GGCTTCACCCCCATGACGGTGCCAGACCTTCTCCGCGGAGCAGTGTTT GAAGGCTGTGGGATGACACCAAATGCCAACCCATCCCAGATTTACAATATCGACCCTGCCCGCTTCAAAGATCTCAACCTGGCTGGAACAgcggaggtggggcttgcag GCTACTTCATGGACCATGCCGTGGCCTTCAGGGACCTGCCAGTCAG GATGGTTTGCTCCAGCACCTGCTACCGGGCGGAGACAAACACGGGACAGGAACCCCGGGGGCTGTACCGAGTACACCATTTCACCAAG GTGGAGATGTTTGGGGTGACAGGCCCTGGGCTGGAGGAGAGCTCACAGCTGCTGGAGGAGTTCCTGTCCCTTCAGATGGAGATCTTGACAGAGCTGGGCTTGCACTTCCG GGTCCTGGACATGCCCACCCAGGAACTGGGCCTCCCCGCCTACCGCAAGTTTGACATTGAGGCCTGGATGCCAGGCCGAGGCCGCTTTGGAGAG GTCACCAGTGCTTCCAACTGCACAGACTTCCAGAGCCGCCGCCTCCACATCATGTTCCAGACCGAGGCTGGGGAGCTGCAGTTTGCCCACACG GTGAACGCCACCGCCTGTGCTGTCCCCCGCCTCCTCATTGCACTCCTGGAGAGTAACCAGCAAAAG GATGGCTCAGTGCTCGtgccccctgccctccagccctaCCTTGGCACCGATCGGATCACAGCCCCCACCCACGTGCCTCTCCAGTACATTGGCCCCAACCAGCCCCGGAAGCCTGGGCTGCCTGGCCAGCCTGCTGTAAGCTGA
- the SARS2 gene encoding serine--tRNA ligase, mitochondrial isoform X1: MAASMARRLWPLLTRRGLRPRGGCISNDSPRRSFATEKRNRNLLYEHAREGYSALPQLAIERFCACPEEAAHALELRKGELRSADLPAIISTWRELRQLREQIRSLEEEKAAVTEAVRALLANQESGEVQQDPKYQGLRARGRETRKELVHLYSREAQLEEQFYLQALKLPNQTHPDVPVGDESQARVLHVVGDKPVFSFQPRGHLEIGEKLDIIRQKRLSHVSGHRSYYLRGAGALLQHGLVNFTFNKLLRRGFTPMTVPDLLRGAVFEGCGMTPNANPSQIYNIDPARFKDLNLAGTAEVGLAGYFMDHAVAFRDLPVRMVCSSTCYRAETNTGQEPRGLYRVHHFTKVEMFGVTGPGLEESSQLLEEFLSLQMEILTELGLHFRVLDMPTQELGLPAYRKFDIEAWMPGRGRFGEVTSASNCTDFQSRRLHIMFQTEAGELQFAHTVNATACAVPRLLIALLESNQQKDGSVLVPPALQPYLGTDRITAPTHVPLQYIGPNQPRKPGLPGQPAKKTYCLDEKIGPGREGVA; this comes from the exons ATGGCTGCGTCCATGGCGCGGCGCTTGTGGCCTTTGTTGACTCGTCGGGGGCTCCGGCCCCGGGGAGGCTGCATCTCCAACGATAGTCCAAGGAGAAGTTTCGCTACAGAGAAACGAAACCGGAACCTCCTGTACGAGCATGCGCGCGAGGGCTACAGCGCACTCCCTCAGCTGGCCATAGAGCGGTTCTGCGCATGCCCAGAAGAAGCCGCACACGCCCTGGAGCTCCGCAAGGGGGAGCTGCGCTCGGCGGACTTGCCCGCGATC ATCTCGACATGGCGGGAGCTGAGGCAGCTGCGGGAGCAGATCCGGAGCCTGGAGGAAGAGAAGGCAGCTGTGACTGAGGCAGTGCGGGCCCTGCTG GCAAACCAGGAAAGTGGTGAAGTGCAGCAG GACCCCAAGTACCAGGGTCTGCGGGCACGTGGCCGGGAGACCCGGAAGGAGCTTGTTCACCTGTACTCCAGGGAGGCCCAGCTTGAGGAGCAGTTCTACCTGCAGGCGCTGAAGCTGCCCAACCAGACCCACCCAGACGTG CCCGTCGGGGATGAGAGCCAGGCTCGAGTGCTCCACGTGGTCGGAGACAAGCCAG TTTTCTCCTTCCAACCTCGGGGCCACCTGGAAATTGGCGAGAAACTCGACATCATCCGTCAGAA gcGCCTGTCCCACGTGTCTGGCCACCGCTCCTATTACCTGCGTGGGGCTGGAGCCCTCCTGCAGCACGGCCTGGTCAACTTCACATTCAACAAGCTTCTCCGCCGG GGCTTCACCCCCATGACGGTGCCAGACCTTCTCCGCGGAGCAGTGTTT GAAGGCTGTGGGATGACACCAAATGCCAACCCATCCCAGATTTACAATATCGACCCTGCCCGCTTCAAAGATCTCAACCTGGCTGGAACAgcggaggtggggcttgcag GCTACTTCATGGACCATGCCGTGGCCTTCAGGGACCTGCCAGTCAG GATGGTTTGCTCCAGCACCTGCTACCGGGCGGAGACAAACACGGGACAGGAACCCCGGGGGCTGTACCGAGTACACCATTTCACCAAG GTGGAGATGTTTGGGGTGACAGGCCCTGGGCTGGAGGAGAGCTCACAGCTGCTGGAGGAGTTCCTGTCCCTTCAGATGGAGATCTTGACAGAGCTGGGCTTGCACTTCCG GGTCCTGGACATGCCCACCCAGGAACTGGGCCTCCCCGCCTACCGCAAGTTTGACATTGAGGCCTGGATGCCAGGCCGAGGCCGCTTTGGAGAG GTCACCAGTGCTTCCAACTGCACAGACTTCCAGAGCCGCCGCCTCCACATCATGTTCCAGACCGAGGCTGGGGAGCTGCAGTTTGCCCACACG GTGAACGCCACCGCCTGTGCTGTCCCCCGCCTCCTCATTGCACTCCTGGAGAGTAACCAGCAAAAG GATGGCTCAGTGCTCGtgccccctgccctccagccctaCCTTGGCACCGATCGGATCACAGCCCCCACCCACGTGCCTCTCCAGTACATTGGCCCCAACCAGCCCCGGAAGCCTGGGCTGCCTGGCCAGCCTGCT aaaaagacCTACTGTCTGGATGAGAAAATAGGCCCAGGAAGGGAAGGAGTTGCCTGA
- the MRPS12 gene encoding 28S ribosomal protein S12, mitochondrial has product MSWSGLLRGLNTSLTCGPALVPRLWATCSMATLNQMHRLGPPKRPPRKLGPTEGRPQLKGVVLCTFTRKPKKPNSANRKCCRVRLSTGQEAVCFIPGEGHTLQEHHIVLVEGGRTQDLPGVKLTVVRGKYDCGHVQKK; this is encoded by the exons ATGTCCTGGTCTGGCCTTCTCCGTGGCCTCAACACGTCCCTAACTTGTG GCCCAGCTCTGGTTCCCCGGCTCTGGGCCACCTGCTCCATGGCTACCCTGAACCAGATGCACCGCCTGGGGCCCCCCAAGCGGCCGCCTCGGAAGCTGGGCCCCACGGAAGGCCGGCCGCAGCTGAAGGGTGTGGTCCTGTGCACCTTCACCCGCAAGCCGAAGAAGCCCAACTCGGCCAATCGCAAGTGCTGTCGAGTGCGGCTCAGCACGGGCCAGGAGGCCGTCTGCTTCATCCCTGGGGAGGGCCACACCTTGCAGGAGCACCACATTGTCCTCGTGGAGGGCGGCCGCACCCAGGACCTGCCGGGCGTCAAGCTCACCGTCGTGCGTGGCAAGTACGACTGTGGCCACGTGCAGAAGAAGTGA
- the CCER2 gene encoding coiled-coil domain-containing glutamate-rich protein 2, which produces MPPRGPASELLLLRLLLLGAATAAPLAPRPSKEELTRCLAEVVTEVLTVGQVQRGPCTALLHKELCGTEPHGCASTEEKGLLLGDFKKQEAGKTRSSQEVRDEEEEEVAERTHKSEVQEQAVRTQGHCQLHQEEEEERKRGPMETFEDLWQRHLENGGDLQKRVAEKASDKETAQFQAEENGLQVLGGDRSLWQGAERGGGEKHEDSSHHHHHHQPEAEARQKEEEASEREEQVERLEHLRDELKKVTETLGE; this is translated from the exons ATGCCGCCCCGAGGGCCAGCCtctgagctgctgctgctgcggctGCTCCTGCTGGGGGCGG CCACCGCTGCTCCCCTGGCACCGAGACCCTCCAAGGAGGAG CTGACCCGCTGTCTGGCAGAGGTGGTCACAGAGGTGCTGACCGTGGGCCAGGTCCAGAGAGGACCCTGCACTGCTCTTCTCCACAAGG AGTTGTGCGGGACAGAGCCCCACGGCTGTGCGTCCACCGAGGAGAAAGGCCTGCTGCTTGGGGATTTCAAGAAGCAGGAGGCTGGGAAGACGAGGTCCAGCCAGGAGGTgagggatgaggaagaggaggaggtggcagagaGGACCCACAAGTCCGAGGTCCAGGAACAAGCCGTCCGCACGCAAGGGCACTGCCAGCTccaccaggaggaggaggaggagaggaagagggggcCCATGGAGACCTTTGAGGACCTGTGGCAGCGGCATCTAGAGAATGGAGGGGACCTCCAGAAGCGGGTGGCAGAGAAGGCCAGTGACAAAGAGACGGCCcagttccaggcagaggagaaCGGGTTGCAGGTGCTGGGCGGGGACCGCAGCCTGTGGCAGGGGGCCGAGAGAGGCGGAGGAGAGAAGCACGAAGACTcgtcccaccaccaccaccaccaccagccagaggctgaggccaggcagaaggaggaggaggcttcGGAGAGGGAG GAACAGGTGGAGCGGCTGGAGCACTTGAGAGATGAACTGAAGAAGGTGACAGAGACGCTGGGGGAGTAG
- the NFKBIB gene encoding NF-kappa-B inhibitor beta yields the protein MAGVACLGTAADADEWCDSGLGSLGPDAAAPGGPGLGAELGPGLSWAPLVFGYVTEDGDTALHLAVIHQHEPFLDFLLGFSAGTEYMDLQNDLGQTALHLAAILGEASTVEKLYAAGAGPCVAERRGHTALHLACRVGAHACARALLQPRPRRPREAPDTYLAQGPDHTPDTNHTPVALYPDSDLEKEEEESEEDWKLQLEAENYEGHTPLHVAVIHKDVEMVRLLQDAGADLDKPEPTCGRSPLHLAVEAQAADVLELLLRAGANPAARMYGGRTPLGSAMLRPNPILARLLRAHGAPEPEGEDEKSGPCSSSSDSDSGDEGDEYDDIVVHSGRSQTWLPPTPASKPLPDDPGPV from the exons ATGGCTGGGGTCGCGTGCTTGGGAACAGCTGCCGACGCAGATGAATGGTGCGACAGCGGCCTGGGCTCCCTGGGTCCGGACGCAGCGGCCCCCGGAGGACCTGGGTTGGGCGCGGAGTTGGGCCCGGGGCTGTCGTGGGCTCCCCTCGTCTTCGGCTACGTCACTGAGGATGGGGACAC GGCACTGCACTTGGCTGTGATTCATCAGCATGAACCCTTCCTGGATTTTCTTCTAGGCTTCTCGGCTGGCACTGAGTACATGGACCTGCAGAATGACCTAGGCCAG ACGGCCCTGCACCTGGCAGCCATCCTGGGGGAGGCATCCACGGTGGAGAAGCTGTATGCAGCAGGCGCTGGGCCATGCGTGGCGGAGCGTAGGGGCCACACGGCGCTGCACCTGGCTTGCCGTGTGGGGGCACACGCCTGTGCCCGTGCCCTGCTTCAGCCCCGCCCCCGGCGCCCCAGGGAAGCCCCCGACACCTACCTCGCTCAGGGCCCTGACCATACTCCCGACACCAACCACACCCCTGTCGCCTTGTACCCCGATTCCGActtggagaaggaagaagaggagagtgaGGAGGACTGGAAGCTGCAGCTGGAGGCTGAAAACTACGAGG gccaCACCCCACTCCACGTGGCCGTTATCCACAAAGATGTGGAGATGGTCCGGCTGCTCCAAGATGCTGGAGCTGACCTCGACAAACCG GAGCCCACGTGCGGCCGGAGCCCCCTGCATTTGGCAGTGGAGGCCCAGGCGGCCGATGTGCTGGAGCTTCTCCTGAGGGCAGGCGCGAACCCTGCTGCCCGCATGTACGGCGGCCGCACCCCACTCGGCAGTGCCATGCTCCGGCCCAACCCCATCCTCGCCCGCCTCCTCCGTGCACACGGAGCCCCTGAGCCCGAGGGCGAGGACGAGAAATCCGGCCCCTGCAGCAGCAGTAGCGACAGCGACAGCGGAGATGAGGGC GATGAATACGACGACATTGTGGTTCACAGCGGCCGCAGCCAAACCTGgctgcctcccaccccagcctcaaaACCTCTTCCTGACGACCCCGGCCCCGTCTGA
- the SARS2 gene encoding serine--tRNA ligase, mitochondrial isoform X3 gives MELLPLEREISTWRELRQLREQIRSLEEEKAAVTEAVRALLANQESGEVQQDPKYQGLRARGRETRKELVHLYSREAQLEEQFYLQALKLPNQTHPDVPVGDESQARVLHVVGDKPVFSFQPRGHLEIGEKLDIIRQKRLSHVSGHRSYYLRGAGALLQHGLVNFTFNKLLRRGFTPMTVPDLLRGAVFEGCGMTPNANPSQIYNIDPARFKDLNLAGTAEVGLAGYFMDHAVAFRDLPVRMVCSSTCYRAETNTGQEPRGLYRVHHFTKVEMFGVTGPGLEESSQLLEEFLSLQMEILTELGLHFRVLDMPTQELGLPAYRKFDIEAWMPGRGRFGEVTSASNCTDFQSRRLHIMFQTEAGELQFAHTVNATACAVPRLLIALLESNQQKDGSVLVPPALQPYLGTDRITAPTHVPLQYIGPNQPRKPGLPGQPAKKTYCLDEKIGPGREGVA, from the exons ATGGAGCTCTTGCCTTTGGAGAGAGAG ATCTCGACATGGCGGGAGCTGAGGCAGCTGCGGGAGCAGATCCGGAGCCTGGAGGAAGAGAAGGCAGCTGTGACTGAGGCAGTGCGGGCCCTGCTG GCAAACCAGGAAAGTGGTGAAGTGCAGCAG GACCCCAAGTACCAGGGTCTGCGGGCACGTGGCCGGGAGACCCGGAAGGAGCTTGTTCACCTGTACTCCAGGGAGGCCCAGCTTGAGGAGCAGTTCTACCTGCAGGCGCTGAAGCTGCCCAACCAGACCCACCCAGACGTG CCCGTCGGGGATGAGAGCCAGGCTCGAGTGCTCCACGTGGTCGGAGACAAGCCAG TTTTCTCCTTCCAACCTCGGGGCCACCTGGAAATTGGCGAGAAACTCGACATCATCCGTCAGAA gcGCCTGTCCCACGTGTCTGGCCACCGCTCCTATTACCTGCGTGGGGCTGGAGCCCTCCTGCAGCACGGCCTGGTCAACTTCACATTCAACAAGCTTCTCCGCCGG GGCTTCACCCCCATGACGGTGCCAGACCTTCTCCGCGGAGCAGTGTTT GAAGGCTGTGGGATGACACCAAATGCCAACCCATCCCAGATTTACAATATCGACCCTGCCCGCTTCAAAGATCTCAACCTGGCTGGAACAgcggaggtggggcttgcag GCTACTTCATGGACCATGCCGTGGCCTTCAGGGACCTGCCAGTCAG GATGGTTTGCTCCAGCACCTGCTACCGGGCGGAGACAAACACGGGACAGGAACCCCGGGGGCTGTACCGAGTACACCATTTCACCAAG GTGGAGATGTTTGGGGTGACAGGCCCTGGGCTGGAGGAGAGCTCACAGCTGCTGGAGGAGTTCCTGTCCCTTCAGATGGAGATCTTGACAGAGCTGGGCTTGCACTTCCG GGTCCTGGACATGCCCACCCAGGAACTGGGCCTCCCCGCCTACCGCAAGTTTGACATTGAGGCCTGGATGCCAGGCCGAGGCCGCTTTGGAGAG GTCACCAGTGCTTCCAACTGCACAGACTTCCAGAGCCGCCGCCTCCACATCATGTTCCAGACCGAGGCTGGGGAGCTGCAGTTTGCCCACACG GTGAACGCCACCGCCTGTGCTGTCCCCCGCCTCCTCATTGCACTCCTGGAGAGTAACCAGCAAAAG GATGGCTCAGTGCTCGtgccccctgccctccagccctaCCTTGGCACCGATCGGATCACAGCCCCCACCCACGTGCCTCTCCAGTACATTGGCCCCAACCAGCCCCGGAAGCCTGGGCTGCCTGGCCAGCCTGCT aaaaagacCTACTGTCTGGATGAGAAAATAGGCCCAGGAAGGGAAGGAGTTGCCTGA
- the SARS2 gene encoding serine--tRNA ligase, mitochondrial isoform X4 has protein sequence MAASMARRLWPLLTRRGLRPRGGCISNDSPRRSFATEKRNRNLLYEHAREGYSALPQLAIERFCACPEEAAHALELRKGELRSADLPAIISTWRELRQLREQIRSLEEEKAAVTEAVRALLANQESGEVQQVWLDPGAGSIFGPAFLPFPGQLSLLVEAQLEEQFYLQALKLPNQTHPDVPVGDESQARVLHVVGDKPVFSFQPRGHLEIGEKLDIIRQKRLSHVSGHRSYYLRGAGALLQHGLVNFTFNKLLRRGFTPMTVPDLLRGAVFEGCGMTPNANPSQIYNIDPARFKDLNLAGTAEVGLAGYFMDHAVAFRDLPVRMVCSSTCYRAETNTGQEPRGLYRVHHFTKVEMFGVTGPGLEESSQLLEEFLSLQMEILTELGLHFRVLDMPTQELGLPAYRKFDIEAWMPGRGRFGEVTSASNCTDFQSRRLHIMFQTEAGELQFAHTVNATACAVPRLLIALLESNQQKDGSVLVPPALQPYLGTDRITAPTHVPLQYIGPNQPRKPGLPGQPAVS, from the exons ATGGCTGCGTCCATGGCGCGGCGCTTGTGGCCTTTGTTGACTCGTCGGGGGCTCCGGCCCCGGGGAGGCTGCATCTCCAACGATAGTCCAAGGAGAAGTTTCGCTACAGAGAAACGAAACCGGAACCTCCTGTACGAGCATGCGCGCGAGGGCTACAGCGCACTCCCTCAGCTGGCCATAGAGCGGTTCTGCGCATGCCCAGAAGAAGCCGCACACGCCCTGGAGCTCCGCAAGGGGGAGCTGCGCTCGGCGGACTTGCCCGCGATC ATCTCGACATGGCGGGAGCTGAGGCAGCTGCGGGAGCAGATCCGGAGCCTGGAGGAAGAGAAGGCAGCTGTGACTGAGGCAGTGCGGGCCCTGCTG GCAAACCAGGAAAGTGGTGAAGTGCAGCAG GTGTGGCTGGATCCAGGTGCTGGCTCCATATTTGGTCCTGCATTCCTCCCATTCCCAGGCCAGCTTTCTCTCCTTGT GGAGGCCCAGCTTGAGGAGCAGTTCTACCTGCAGGCGCTGAAGCTGCCCAACCAGACCCACCCAGACGTG CCCGTCGGGGATGAGAGCCAGGCTCGAGTGCTCCACGTGGTCGGAGACAAGCCAG TTTTCTCCTTCCAACCTCGGGGCCACCTGGAAATTGGCGAGAAACTCGACATCATCCGTCAGAA gcGCCTGTCCCACGTGTCTGGCCACCGCTCCTATTACCTGCGTGGGGCTGGAGCCCTCCTGCAGCACGGCCTGGTCAACTTCACATTCAACAAGCTTCTCCGCCGG GGCTTCACCCCCATGACGGTGCCAGACCTTCTCCGCGGAGCAGTGTTT GAAGGCTGTGGGATGACACCAAATGCCAACCCATCCCAGATTTACAATATCGACCCTGCCCGCTTCAAAGATCTCAACCTGGCTGGAACAgcggaggtggggcttgcag GCTACTTCATGGACCATGCCGTGGCCTTCAGGGACCTGCCAGTCAG GATGGTTTGCTCCAGCACCTGCTACCGGGCGGAGACAAACACGGGACAGGAACCCCGGGGGCTGTACCGAGTACACCATTTCACCAAG GTGGAGATGTTTGGGGTGACAGGCCCTGGGCTGGAGGAGAGCTCACAGCTGCTGGAGGAGTTCCTGTCCCTTCAGATGGAGATCTTGACAGAGCTGGGCTTGCACTTCCG GGTCCTGGACATGCCCACCCAGGAACTGGGCCTCCCCGCCTACCGCAAGTTTGACATTGAGGCCTGGATGCCAGGCCGAGGCCGCTTTGGAGAG GTCACCAGTGCTTCCAACTGCACAGACTTCCAGAGCCGCCGCCTCCACATCATGTTCCAGACCGAGGCTGGGGAGCTGCAGTTTGCCCACACG GTGAACGCCACCGCCTGTGCTGTCCCCCGCCTCCTCATTGCACTCCTGGAGAGTAACCAGCAAAAG GATGGCTCAGTGCTCGtgccccctgccctccagccctaCCTTGGCACCGATCGGATCACAGCCCCCACCCACGTGCCTCTCCAGTACATTGGCCCCAACCAGCCCCGGAAGCCTGGGCTGCCTGGCCAGCCTGCTGTAAGCTGA